The Chryseobacterium oranimense genome contains the following window.
TATTTCAGACCGCAAATGCTGCTTTTCTTCTCTGTTCATGATATTGATATCCCTTCCGTCAAAAAGAATTTCTCCGGAAGAAGGTGGATAAACATTCAATAAGCTTTTAAGAAAAACGGTTTTTCCGGAACCACTTTGCCCGATAATTAAGTTTACTTTTCCTTTATCAAACGTCGTTGAAATTCCCTTAAGTACTTCAACATCATCAAAACTTTTCTTAAGATCTTTTACCTCAATCATTAGCTTAATATTAATTGGGTTAAAATTAATTCCGAAATGATAATAAATACCATGGTCCATACTACCGCCTGTGTACTGGCTCTACCCACTTCCAGTGACCCTCCTTTTACATTATATCCGAAATAAGAAGGAACCGTAGCAATAATAAAAGCAAATACTATCGTTTTTACAAATGCATAATACACAAATAAATTCGGCATATACATCTGGATACCTACAATATAGTCGTTCTCCGTCCAGTTACCCGTCAGGATACCTGCAAGATATCCGCCGCCGATACCGAATACGATACTGATGGCAATAAGCAGGGGATTGAAAATGATGCAGGCAATGATTTTAGGAAATATCAGGAAATTGGGTGAGTTTACCCCCATAATGTCCAGTGCGTCGATTTGCTCGGAAACCCTCATAGTTCCTATACTTGATGCAATATATGATCCTACTTTACCTGCCAGGATAAGGCTGATGATGGTTGGTGAGAATTCCAGAACCAAAACCGCTTTTGTAGCATATCCCACAAAAGAAGGCGGAATAGGAAAAGAGGAAGAATCAAAGTTATTGAACATCTGGATCGCAACTACAGCTCCCACAAATATGGAAGTGAAGATCACCAACCCAAAAGAATTGACGCCAAGATCATTGATTTCTCTCATAAACAGCTTCCAAAAAACCCTCATTTTCTGGGGCTTCTGCAAGGATTTACCTAGAAGGATAATGTATTCTCCTACTGCTGTGAAAAACTTTTTTAACATGCTGCTAAATTAGACTTTTTTTATTTAATTAAGGTTAAGGCTCAGTGGAATGCCTGAGGTTTATTTAACCTTAGAAGCAAATATGATTCCTCAATCATTTTCTTTACCTTCTGTTTGTTTTATTTTGCATTTTTATCGCCACCGATAACCAGGAAAAAGGTTTTTAAAATAATAACCAGATCCAGAACAAAACTCCAGTTTCTTACATAGAATGTATCTGCCAGGATACGTTTCTTCATTTCTACCTCCACATCCCCATAATCTCCACGAAGTCCACTTACCTGGGCAAGTCCCGTGATTCCTGGTGATACCATGCTTCTTAAACTGTACCTTCCTATTTTAGGCTTATAAAAATTGTCGACAGCCAGCATATGCGGCCGGGGACCTACAATAGACATTTCGCCTTTCAGAACATTAATGAATTGAGGAAGTTCATCGAGGCTGGTTTTTCTTAGGAATTTTCCAACTTTTGTGATCCGGACATCGTTTTCCGCTGTAGTTTTTGTTGCCGATTCATTATTAACGATCATTGTTCTGAATTTAAGGCATGAAAATACTTCTTCATGGAAGCCGTACCTCTTTTGGACAAAGAAAACGGGCCCTTTCGACGTTGTTTTTATTAACAAAGCAATAAGGGGAAACAGCCACGAACATACTAAAACCAATATGGTGATAGAAAAAGCGATATCAAAACTCCTTTTAACCAGAAAATTGGAGTAATAATCCAGAGGGTATTT
Protein-coding sequences here:
- a CDS encoding ABC transporter permease; the encoded protein is MLKKFFTAVGEYIILLGKSLQKPQKMRVFWKLFMREINDLGVNSFGLVIFTSIFVGAVVAIQMFNNFDSSSFPIPPSFVGYATKAVLVLEFSPTIISLILAGKVGSYIASSIGTMRVSEQIDALDIMGVNSPNFLIFPKIIACIIFNPLLIAISIVFGIGGGYLAGILTGNWTENDYIVGIQMYMPNLFVYYAFVKTIVFAFIIATVPSYFGYNVKGGSLEVGRASTQAVVWTMVFIIISELILTQLILS